Genomic DNA from Microbacterium sp. NC79:
GGGCCTTTCCGTCGACGATGAAGGACTCCTCTACGCCACCACGCAGAACTCCACGTTGGCGACGAACAAACGCGCCATCGTGCAGATCTGGGGAATGACGCCCACATCGATTGCGGATACCGCCGTTGCAACGCCCACCGCCACGTCCGTGGAGCTGGCATGGGATGAGTCCACGAGGGGATACCAGCAGACGGAATTGCTCGATTACGTCGTGCAGTATCGCGCGGTCGGTGACACCGAGTGGACGATCGAGCCGGCAGCGACTCCCACGTCGACAGAGCGCACCCGCACGATCGATGACCTCGCGCCAGGTACAACGTACGAAGCGATGATCACGCCGTGGAACGAAGCGGGCTCAGGCACTCCTGCGAACATCACTTTCACGACTCTTGTGGAAAACCCGGAGCTCTCCGTGGTGAAAAAGGGCGACGGCGAGTTGGCGCCCACTGTCGATGATGCGGTTTCCGTGACCGCGGGTTCGCAGACCGCCTTCACGTATGACGTCACGAATACCGGCGATGTGCCGCTGAGTGATGTGACGGTCAGCGATGACAGAATCGCTGCAGTTTCCGCTCCCGGCGGTTTCGACGGAACCCTCGCGGTTGGCGAGACCGTGACATTCACTGCACGCGGAACCATCGCTGAGGGCGCATATAAGAACATCGCCACCGCAACAAGTGCGGAGTCTGAGCCCGCGCATGCAGAGTGGCACGGTGTAGGTGTGAAGGCTCCGGAACCGACGGACCCGCCCGTCGAGCCCACTGATCCGCCTGTGAAGCCGACCGATCCTCCTGTGGAGCCCACGGACCCTCCGGTGGAGCCGACGGACCCGCCTGTGACGCCGACGGACCCGCCGGTGAAGCCGACGGACCCGCCGGTCAAGCCGACCGATCCGCCTGTGAAGCCGACGGACCCGCCGGTGAAGCCGACGGACTCTCCGATGGTCCCCACCGAGGTTCCGGCAGCGCCCTCGTCTGACCCGACGCCAGCCCCAGCGCTACCCATTACCGGCGCGGACGGCGCAACAACAGCGCTCATGACGCTGCTCGCGCTCGGGCTTGTGCTCGGCGGCGTCGTCATCGCGGGAACGCGCCGACGCAAGACGCAATAGTCCGCGCCCCGTGGTTCCGGACCCAACCTCAAACACAGAGTGTGGTTCCGGAACCGCGGGAGCGTCGCGCGCACAGGCGTCGGTTTGGTGATCCAGCCCCGGTCACGTAAGCTATCTCATTGGTGCATGCGACTGCTCGGGTGCATCCGAACGTGAGCCCTCCACCGATGTGTTCAATCAGGTATCTGAACGAACCCTCCCGGAGTGGGATTCACGAACCTCTCCGTTCGATCCACAAGAAAGCAGCTCAATCATGACGCGCACTTTCACGCCGAAGGCTGGCGACGCCCAGCGCGAGTGGCTGGTTATCGACGCGACTGACGTCGTTCTCGGTCGCCTCGCTTCGCACGCCGCAACGCTCCTTCGCGGCAAGCACAAGGCCACCTTTGCTCCGCACATGGACATGGGTGACTTCGTCATCATCATCAACGCTGAAAAGGTCGCACTGACCGGTCAGAAGCTTCAGAAGAAGATGGCTTACCGCCACTCGGGTTACCCGGGCGGCCTCACCGCCGTCTCGTACGCCGAGCTTCTCGAGAAGAACCCGGTTCGCGCAGTGGAGAAGGCCGTTCGCGGCATGCTCCCGAAGAACACCCTGGGCCGTAACCAGCTCAGCAAGCTGAAGGTATACGCAGGTGCTGAGCACCCGCACGCCGCTCAGCTGCCTAAGACGTACGTTTTCGACCAGGTCGCCCAGTAAGCGCCGATTGACTAAGGACACACTCGTGGCGAAGATCTCTGACTCCATCGAAACTCCGCAGGAATACTCGACGTCGACCCCCGTTGACGAGACCGCGGTCGCAGCTGTGCGCCCGGTTCTCACCGTCTCCGGTGGCGCCGTCGGTCGTCGCAAGCAGGCTATTGCCCGCGTGCGCATCGTTCCTGGCTCGGGCACCATTACGGTCAACGGCCGTACGCTCGAGGACTACTTCCCGAACAAGCTGCACCAGCAGCTCATCAACGACCCGTTCACCGCTCTGAACCTTCAGGGTGCATACGACGTCATCGCTCGTATCTCGGGTGGTGGCGACTCGGGCCAGGCCGGCGCTCTGCGTCTCGGCATCGCTCGTGCGCTGAACGAGGTTGACGTTGAGAACAACCGCGCAACCCTGAAGAAGGCTGGCTTCCTGTCCCGCGACGCACGCGTCAAGGAACGTAAGAAGGCCGGTCTTAAGAAGGCCCGCAAGGCTCCTCAGTACTCGAAGCGTTAAGAAGCGTTTCGGTTACTATGCCGCTATTTGGCACCGATGGCGTGCGGGGACTCGCAAATGGTTCCCTCACCGCTGATCTGGCGCTGTCCTTGGCCCAGGCGACTGCTGTCGTCCTGGGCCAAGGCCGTTCCGCCGAGGCACGCCGGCAGGCAGGCAAGCGCCTGACTGCCGTCATTGCCCGTGACCCGCGCATTTCCGGCGAGTTTCTCGCCGCATCTGTCGCCGCGGGTCTCGCCTCCTCTGGCGTCGACGTTCTCGACGCTGGGGTGATTCCGACGCCTGCGCTCGCCTTCCTGGTGGCCGACATGGATGCTGACTTCGGTGTCATGGTCTCGGCGTCGCATAACCCCGCTCCCGACAACGGGATCAAGATTTTCGCTCACGGTGGCGTCAAGCTCCCTGACGAGGTCGAAGCGCGCATTGAAGCCGCGATGGCCGGTCCGAAGCTGCAGCCCACGGGGGGTGGCGTTGGCCGCATTCGTCGGTTTGCTGACGCTGAAGACCGCTATGTCGTGCACCTGCTGCAGTCGCTGCCGCACAAGCTCGACGGCCTGCACGTCGTGCTCGACTGCGCACACGGTGCCGCCGCAGGCGTCTCGCCCGAGACGTTCCGCGATGCCGGTGCCCGCGTGACCGTGATCGGTGCTGACCCCGATGGGCTCAACATCAACGACGGTGTCGGTTCTACCCACCTGGACAACCTCGCAGACGCGGTAATCGCACACGGCGCCGATGTCGGAATCGCCCACGACGGTGACGCCGACCGCTGTCTCGCGGTTGACGCCAACGGCAAGATCATTGACGGCGACCAGATCATGGCGATCCTGGCCGCATCAATGCACGAACGCGGCATCCTGCCTGAGGACACTCTCGTGGCCACGGTGATGAGCAACCTCGGTCTTCACCGTGCGATGGGCGAGCGCGGTATCGCTGTCAAGCAGACCGGTGTTGGCGACCGTTACGTGCTCGAAGAGATGAACCGTGGCGGCTTCGGCCTCGGCGGCGAGCAGTCGGGCCACGTCATCATGGCGAAGTACGCCACGACCGGTGACGGCATTCTCACTGGTCTCCACCTGGTCGCCGAAATGGCGCGCCAGAAGAAGACCATGGCTGAGCTTGCCGGCATTATGAAGATTTACCCGCAGATCATGATCAACGTGCGCGGCGTCGACCGCGACGGTGTCGCGGGCGACGCGGTTATCGCCGACGCCGTAGCCACCGTTGAGGGTGCGCTGGGCGACACCGGCCGTGTGCTGCTACGCCCATCGGGAACCGAGCCCATCGTGCGCGTCATGGTTGAGGCTGCCGATAAGGCAACGGCAACAGCGCACGCCAGTGCGCTGGCTGCCGTGGTGAAAGAACGACTCGCGCTGGCGTAACGCCTCGTGTGTGAAGGGCTCGTGCTTCAGCACGGGCCCTTCGTCGTTCGCAAGGTGAGCGTTCGTCGAGCGAGAGCAGAACGACCACGGTGAACGTGTCGTGGCGAAGAACGCCGCGCTCAGCGGCCAGTTAGCGCGGCCGGATCCCATGCGTTGAGCTCGGTGAAACGCAACAGCACACCCTCGCGGAGCGCCCACGGTGATGCTTCCAGCTCGTGTACATCGAGGGCGGTCATCGCCTCATGCAAAACAACGGCTCCCGCGACGATTTGGCGGGCGCGATCGGGAGTGATGCCAGGCAGGATCTCTCGTGAGGCCGTCGGCAGCTTTGCGAGCCGCGGTATCCATGAGCCCAACGACGAACGTGACAGCGTGACGCGGTCTGAACCGGCCCACCCGGTGTGCACGTCGCCGGCGAGCCTGGCAAGCGAGCGGATCGTCTTGGACGAACCAACAACGTGATCCGGAGCCGGTTGCTGGCGAAACAGCGCGGCAGCGGGGGCGAGTACGGTGCGCGCATGCTCCCGGAGGCGTTCAACGGCCGCTTCCCCTGGTGGGTCATCGGGCATGAAATCGATCGTCATGCGTCCGGCACCGAGCGGCATCGACAGTGCAATGTCCGGCACTTCCTCGCTGCCGCAGGCAAGTTCGAGGGAGCCGCCACCGATGTCGAAGCCGAGAATCTGTCCAGCCGACCAGCCAAACCAGCGACGCTGCGCGAGGAAAGTCAGGTGTGCCTCGGCCTCACCGTCCAGAACCGTGAGCTCGTGCCCGAGTGCCGCTTCGATCACGGCGATCACAGCGGGCCCATTGGTCGCTTCGCGCACCGCACTGGTAGCGGTGGCAAGCACGGTATCAACCTTTTCGGTTGCGACGATCGAACGGGCACGCGTCACCGCGTCAATGAGCGCCGTCACGCCTTCGGGGGAGATGGAACCATCGGCTTCCAGAAAGCGCATCAGCCGTACAACGGAACGGTCGCTGGTCGCGCCGAGCGGCCGTCCGCCCGGGTGAACATCTGCAATCAGCAGATGCACCGTGTTGGAACCTATATCGATGACGCCGAGTCGCACCTAGAAACAGTAGCGCGCGACGCGCGTCTCACCGAACCGCTCCCGGCAGATGGTTCCGTCTCGCGAAGATGGTTCCACATTTCTCCGCTTTACCCGCGTTCAAGTGTTACGCGCGCGAAGCGCACCCCGCAAGGGCGATAACATGACGGGGTGTCTGAAGAAGTTGCCGCCCCTGCAGCGCTAAGCCAATACCGCGATATCGATCGTGCGGATTGGGCGCGCCTCGCTGCGGGCATGACACAGCCGCTCACCGAAACCGAGATTGTGCAGTTGCGTGGCATCGGTGACCGCCTCGACATCGACGAAGTGCGCGAGGTCTATCTGCCGCTCAGCCGGCTCCTCAGCCTCTACGCCAAGTCAACCAAGCGGCTCGGTGAGGCCACGAGCGCATTCCTCCAGGAGGAAGACACCACGACGCCTTTTGTCGTCGCGGTTGCTGGTTCCGTCGCCGTCGGTAAGTCCACGATCGCTCGACTGCTCCGTGAGCTGATGAGCCGCTGGGCAGACACGCCGCGCGTCGAACTCGTGACGACTGACGGATTTCTCTACTCCAACGCCGAACTCGAACGGCGTGGCCTGATGGACCGCAAGGGCTTCCCTGAGTCATACGACCGGCGCGCGCTCATCGAATTTCTCACCGAAGTGAAATCCGGTGCTCCCGAGGCGCGTGCGCCGTTCTACTCCCACATGCGATACGACATTGTTCCGGATGCGCACGTTGTTGTGCGCCGCCCCGACGTCGTCATTGTGGAGGGGCTGAACGTACTGCAACCGGCGGCATCACCGAATGACGTCGCCGTCAGCGACCTTTTCGACTTCTCGGTCTTCGTTGATGCCGACGTTGACTACATCCAGAAGTGGTATGTCGACCGTTTTCTTGCCCTCCGCCAGGGGGCGTTCAGCAACCCGCACTCCTACTTCAACGTATTCGCTCACCTCACCGACGAAGAGGCCGAGACCACGGCCATGGGCTATTGGAACGACATCAATATGCCTAACCTCCTCGAGAATGTGATGCCCACAAAACACCGCGCGACCCTCGTGCTCCGCAAAGGTGCCGACCACTCGGTGGAGCGCGTCTCGCTACGCAAGCTCTAGCATCCGCACCATGTCGTCTCGCTGCGCTTTCAGGGCCGGGCGACGGGTGGCGAAAACTGAGTGCCTGCTGTGCGGTGGTTTTTTCATGAACGGGAGGCGGATCGTGAAACCGTAGGATAGAACGCATGTGTGGAATCGTTGGATATGTGGGCGCGCGCGACAGCCAGCCCATTCTGATTGCCGGCCTTGCCCGGCTGGAATATCGCGGGTACGACAGCGCCGGAGTAGCTGTCATTGACTCGCAGGGGCACCTCGGCATGCGTAAGCGTGCGGGCAAGCTTCAAGTGCTGAGAGACAACCTCGCTGAGTCCCCGCTCCCGGAGGGAACGACCGGAATCGGTCACACCCGTTGGGCAACGCATGGCGGCCCGACTGACGAGAACGCTCACCCGCACCTCGCCGACGATGACAAGCTCGCGCTTATTCACAACGGCATTATCGAAAACTTCGCTGACCTCAAGGCTGAGCTCGTCGCTGAAGGCTTCACCTTCCGTAGTGAAACCGACTCCGAAGTGGCTGCAGCGCTGCTCGGACGCGAATTTCGCAAGGCCGGCGATCTGCGCGAGGCGTTCCAGGCTGTTGTCGCCCGCCTCGAGGGCGCGTTCACGATCCTCGCGACGCACCAGGACGTTCCGAACCTCGTCGTCGGCGCCCGCCGCAACTCGCCCCTCGTCATTGGTCTCGGTGAGGGCGAAAACTTCCTCGGCTCTGACGTCGCGGCGTTTGTCGAGCACACCCGCCGCGCCCTGGCGATCGGTCAAGACCAGATCGTCGCAATCGAACCGCACCAGGTGACCGTCACCGACTTTGACGGCAACCCGGTTGAGGTCGA
This window encodes:
- the rpsI gene encoding 30S ribosomal protein S9 yields the protein MAKISDSIETPQEYSTSTPVDETAVAAVRPVLTVSGGAVGRRKQAIARVRIVPGSGTITVNGRTLEDYFPNKLHQQLINDPFTALNLQGAYDVIARISGGGDSGQAGALRLGIARALNEVDVENNRATLKKAGFLSRDARVKERKKAGLKKARKAPQYSKR
- the rplM gene encoding 50S ribosomal protein L13, with the translated sequence MTRTFTPKAGDAQREWLVIDATDVVLGRLASHAATLLRGKHKATFAPHMDMGDFVIIINAEKVALTGQKLQKKMAYRHSGYPGGLTAVSYAELLEKNPVRAVEKAVRGMLPKNTLGRNQLSKLKVYAGAEHPHAAQLPKTYVFDQVAQ
- a CDS encoding Ppx/GppA phosphatase family protein; this encodes MRLGVIDIGSNTVHLLIADVHPGGRPLGATSDRSVVRLMRFLEADGSISPEGVTALIDAVTRARSIVATEKVDTVLATATSAVREATNGPAVIAVIEAALGHELTVLDGEAEAHLTFLAQRRWFGWSAGQILGFDIGGGSLELACGSEEVPDIALSMPLGAGRMTIDFMPDDPPGEAAVERLREHARTVLAPAAALFRQQPAPDHVVGSSKTIRSLARLAGDVHTGWAGSDRVTLSRSSLGSWIPRLAKLPTASREILPGITPDRARQIVAGAVVLHEAMTALDVHELEASPWALREGVLLRFTELNAWDPAALTGR
- the coaA gene encoding type I pantothenate kinase, giving the protein MSEEVAAPAALSQYRDIDRADWARLAAGMTQPLTETEIVQLRGIGDRLDIDEVREVYLPLSRLLSLYAKSTKRLGEATSAFLQEEDTTTPFVVAVAGSVAVGKSTIARLLRELMSRWADTPRVELVTTDGFLYSNAELERRGLMDRKGFPESYDRRALIEFLTEVKSGAPEARAPFYSHMRYDIVPDAHVVVRRPDVVIVEGLNVLQPAASPNDVAVSDLFDFSVFVDADVDYIQKWYVDRFLALRQGAFSNPHSYFNVFAHLTDEEAETTAMGYWNDINMPNLLENVMPTKHRATLVLRKGADHSVERVSLRKL
- the glmM gene encoding phosphoglucosamine mutase is translated as MPLFGTDGVRGLANGSLTADLALSLAQATAVVLGQGRSAEARRQAGKRLTAVIARDPRISGEFLAASVAAGLASSGVDVLDAGVIPTPALAFLVADMDADFGVMVSASHNPAPDNGIKIFAHGGVKLPDEVEARIEAAMAGPKLQPTGGGVGRIRRFADAEDRYVVHLLQSLPHKLDGLHVVLDCAHGAAAGVSPETFRDAGARVTVIGADPDGLNINDGVGSTHLDNLADAVIAHGADVGIAHDGDADRCLAVDANGKIIDGDQIMAILAASMHERGILPEDTLVATVMSNLGLHRAMGERGIAVKQTGVGDRYVLEEMNRGGFGLGGEQSGHVIMAKYATTGDGILTGLHLVAEMARQKKTMAELAGIMKIYPQIMINVRGVDRDGVAGDAVIADAVATVEGALGDTGRVLLRPSGTEPIVRVMVEAADKATATAHASALAAVVKERLALA